CGCGCAGGAACCCGACCAGCGTCAGCCCCGTCTCGGCGGCCAGGTCCACCGCGAGCGAGGACGGTGCCGACACCGCGGCCAGCACCGGGATGCCCGCCATCACGGCCTTCTGCGCCAGCTCGAAGGAGGCCCGGCCCGACACCAGCAGCACGGAGCGGGACAGCGGCAGGTCCCCGTTCTGCAGGGCGCGGCCGACCAGCTTGTCGACCGCGTTGTGCCGTCCCACGTCCTCCCGCACGTCGACCAGCTCCCCGTCCTCGGTGAACAGGGCCGCCGCGTGCAGTCCGCCGGTCCGGTCGAAGACCCGCTGGGAGGCGCGCAGCCGGTCCGGCAGGTCCGCCAACAGCTCCGGGGTGACCTGCACCGGGGGAGTGTCGGCGATGGGCCAGCGGGCCGTCGTCCGCACGGCGTCCAGGCTCGCCTTGCCGCACAGCCCGCAGGACGAGGTCGTGTAGACGTTCCGCTCCAGGGTGATGTCGGGGATCGGCACGCCGGGGGAGGTCCGCACGTCGACCACGTTGTACGTGTTCGAGCCGTCGACCGTGGCGCCGGCGCAGTACACGATGTTCTGGAGATCGCCTCGCTCGGCGAGTACCCCCTCGCTGACCAGGAAGCCGGCCGCCAGCGCGAAGTCGTCGCCGGGGGTGCGCATCGTGATCGCCAGCGGCTTGCCGTTCAGCCGGATCTCCAGCGGTTCCTCGGCGACGAGCGTGTCCGGGCGGGTGGAGACCGCGCCGTCCCGTACGCGGATCACCTTGCGTCGTTCCGTGACTCGTCCCATGTCCGTGCCCCTTGCCGGTCAGTCCCGGTTCTGTACGTGCTGGTAGCCGAAGCGGCCCTTGATGCAGAGGTTGCCGTGGGTCACCGGGTTGTCGTGCGGCGAGGTGACCTTCACGATCTCATTGTCCTGCACGTGGAGCGTGAGATTGCAGCCCACTCCGCAGTACGCGCACACGGTCGTCGTAGCGGTCTGCCGCTCCTCGTCCCACGTCCCGGCGGCCCGCATGTCGAACTCCGACTTGAAGGAGAGGGCGCCCGTGGGGCACACCTCGATGCAGTTGCCGCAGTAGACGCACGCCGAGTCGGTCAGCGGACCGTCGTGCTCCACCGCGATCCGGGCGTCGAAACCCCGGCCGGAGACGGAGATGGCGAAGCTGTTCTGCCACTGGTCGCCGCAGGCGTCCACGCACTTGTAGCAGAGGATGCACTTGCCGTAGTCCCGCACGTACAGGTCGTTGTCGACGCGCGGCTCCTCGTCGACGCGGGCCGCGTCGGGTCCGAAGCGGTCCGGCTTCGCCTCGTACTCCTTGATCCACTGCGCGACCGACGGGGTCGTCGACAGGTCGACCGAGGACGCGAGCAGTTCGAGCACGACCTTGCGGCTGTGCCGGGCGCGCTCGGTGTCGGTGCGCACCACCATGCCCTGCTCCGCGCGGCGCGAGCAGGCGGGGGCGAGGGTCCGGGCGCCCTCGACCTCCACCACGCAGACCCGGCAGGCGTTCTTCGGGGTGAGCGTGTCGCCCTGGCACAGGGTCGGGACGTCCTTCCCCGCGGCCCGGCAGGCGTCCAGGATCGTCGATCCCTCGGGGACCCGGGCCTCCTGCCCGTCGAGGGTGAACTCCACCAGCCGGCGCGGCACTCCGAGCGGTATCGCGGTCATTCGTACGCCCCCAGACGGTCGATGGCGGATTCCACGGCGTTCCACGCGGTCTGCCCCAGACCGCAGATCGAGGAGTCCCGCATCGCCCGCCCGACCTCCCGCAGCAGTGCGACGTCCCCGGCCGCGGCGGCGCCCGTGCGGTCCGCGATCCGGTGCAGCGCCTCCTCCTGACGCACCGTCCCGACCCGGCACGGCACGCACTGGCCGCACGACTCGTCGCGGAAGAACTCGGCGATGCGCAGCAGCAGCCGGGGGAGCGGGACGGTGTCGTCGAAGGCCATCACGACCCCGGAGCCGAGTGTCGTGCCGGCCTCGCGGGTGCCTTCGAAGGTGAGCGGGACGTCGAGCTCGTCGGGGCGGACGAACCCGCCGGCCGCCCCGCCCAGCAGCACCGCCCGCAGGTTGTCCCGGACACCGGCGAGGGTGAGCAGTTCGCCCAGGGTCGCGCCGAAGGGGAGTTCGTACACGCCGGGCCCGCGCACGCTGCCCGACACGCAGAACAGCTTCGGCCCGGTGGACGTCGGGGTGCCGATCGCCGCGTACGCCTGGGCGCCCATGGTGAGGATCGGCAGGACGTTGACCAGTGTCTCGACGTTGTTCTCCACCGTCGGCTTGCCGAACAGGCCCTTCTCCACGGGGAAGGGGGGCTTGGAGCGCGGCTCGCCCCGGTAGCCCTCGATGGAGTTGAACAGGGCGGTCTCCTCACCGCAGATGTACGCGCCCGCGCCCCGCCGGATCTCGATGTCGAAGGCGTAGCCCTGGCCGAGGACGTCGTCCCCGAGGAGGCCGCGGGCGCGGGCCTGCGCGAGGGCGTGGGTGAGGCGGGCGAGGGCGCGCGGGTACTCGCCGCGGAGGTAGAGGTAGCCGCGGTGCGCGCCGGTCGCGTAGGCCGCGATCGTCATCGCCTCCACCAGGGCGTACGGGTCGCCCTCCATCAGGACGCGGTCCTTGAAGGTGCCCGGTTCGGATTCGTCGGCGTTGCAGACCAGGTAGTGCGGGTGGTCGGGCTGGGCGGCGGTCGCCTGCCACTTGCGTCCGGTGGGGAAGGCGGCGCCGCCGCGGCCGACCAGGCCGGCGTCGGTGACCTCGCGGATGACGCCGGCGGGGCCGAGGGCGAAGGCGCGGCGCAGGGCGGTGTAGCCGCCGGCGGCGCGGTAGGCGTCCAGGGAGGTGGGGTCGGTGGTGCCGATGCGTGCGAGGAGGGTGAGGGAGGGGTGGCCGGCCTGGGGGACCGCGAGGGCGGGGGCGGGTTCGGGTGGGGCGTCCTCGGGGGCGGTGGTCGCGATGATGGTGGCCTCGGGAGTCGCGGGCGCGACGACGGCGGTGGCGTAAGGGGTTTCCCGCCGCCGCCCCTTCCCGTTCCCGACCCCCGGGGCTGCGCCCCCGGACCCCCCTTCGGCCTGGACGGCCTCGTCTCCGAACGCCGGACGGGGTGGATCGTCGCCGGACGGTGGATGTCCCGCGCGTATCACCAAGGCCGCGGGTGCCCGTTCGCACAGGCCCAGGCACGGGGAGCGTTCGACCTTGACGCCGCTGTCCGGGCCCAGGCGTGCCTCCACCGCCGCGCACAGCTCGCTCGCGCCCGCCGTCGTGCACGCCAGGTCGGTGCAGACGT
The Streptomyces sp. NBC_01723 genome window above contains:
- a CDS encoding NAD(P)H-dependent oxidoreductase subunit E, which gives rise to MDLRFGDGKPTDEERAAVDALLGPPESSWEGADRSDADLRWARGGREARDRRDLLLPGLHALNDRIGWISEGALDYLCRRLTVPPAEAYGVATFYAMFSVRPRPATVLHVCTDLACTTAGASELCAAVEARLGPDSGVKVERSPCLGLCERAPAALVIRAGHPPSGDDPPRPAFGDEAVQAEGGSGGAAPGVGNGKGRRRETPYATAVVAPATPEATIIATTAPEDAPPEPAPALAVPQAGHPSLTLLARIGTTDPTSLDAYRAAGGYTALRRAFALGPAGVIREVTDAGLVGRGGAAFPTGRKWQATAAQPDHPHYLVCNADESEPGTFKDRVLMEGDPYALVEAMTIAAYATGAHRGYLYLRGEYPRALARLTHALAQARARGLLGDDVLGQGYAFDIEIRRGAGAYICGEETALFNSIEGYRGEPRSKPPFPVEKGLFGKPTVENNVETLVNVLPILTMGAQAYAAIGTPTSTGPKLFCVSGSVRGPGVYELPFGATLGELLTLAGVRDNLRAVLLGGAAGGFVRPDELDVPLTFEGTREAGTTLGSGVVMAFDDTVPLPRLLLRIAEFFRDESCGQCVPCRVGTVRQEEALHRIADRTGAAAAGDVALLREVGRAMRDSSICGLGQTAWNAVESAIDRLGAYE
- the fdhD gene encoding formate dehydrogenase accessory sulfurtransferase FdhD, producing MGRVTERRKVIRVRDGAVSTRPDTLVAEEPLEIRLNGKPLAITMRTPGDDFALAAGFLVSEGVLAERGDLQNIVYCAGATVDGSNTYNVVDVRTSPGVPIPDITLERNVYTTSSCGLCGKASLDAVRTTARWPIADTPPVQVTPELLADLPDRLRASQRVFDRTGGLHAAALFTEDGELVDVREDVGRHNAVDKLVGRALQNGDLPLSRSVLLVSGRASFELAQKAVMAGIPVLAAVSAPSSLAVDLAAETGLTLVGFLRGSSMNVYAGEDRVALRATAAQG
- a CDS encoding 2Fe-2S iron-sulfur cluster-binding protein; the encoded protein is MTAIPLGVPRRLVEFTLDGQEARVPEGSTILDACRAAGKDVPTLCQGDTLTPKNACRVCVVEVEGARTLAPACSRRAEQGMVVRTDTERARHSRKVVLELLASSVDLSTTPSVAQWIKEYEAKPDRFGPDAARVDEEPRVDNDLYVRDYGKCILCYKCVDACGDQWQNSFAISVSGRGFDARIAVEHDGPLTDSACVYCGNCIEVCPTGALSFKSEFDMRAAGTWDEERQTATTTVCAYCGVGCNLTLHVQDNEIVKVTSPHDNPVTHGNLCIKGRFGYQHVQNRD